In Halopseudomonas xinjiangensis, a single genomic region encodes these proteins:
- the uvrC gene encoding excinuclease ABC subunit UvrC, with protein MNHSVFDPQAFLSTASSKPGVYRMLDEQGELLYVGKARNLKKRLASYFRKTGLSPKTEALVARIRAIDTTITANETEALLLEQSLIKASRPPYNILLRDDKSYPYVFLSQDDFPRLGLHRGTKRAKGRYFGPYPSAGAIRESLNLLQKAFKVRQCEDSYYRNRTRPCLQYQIKRCKGPCVGLVDPQEYAEDVRHSVMFLEGRSNALASELTRTMESAAENLDFERAAEVRDQIGILRRVQDQQSMDTEQGNVDIVAAAVSPGGACVHVVMVRQGRVLGSKNHFPRIGIEHTPGEVVAAFLPQYYLGGAERELPGEIIVNAVHEDLEVIAEALAVARGFGVTISHRVRGTRSRWQQLAVTNAEAALSGMLANRQNMQTRFDMLQEALGLDEMPTRLECFDISHSSGEATVASCVVFGPEGPLKSDYRRYNIEGVTAGDDYAAMRQALSRRFNKVKEGEGKLPDILLIDGGKGQMGMALEVLGELMIHDLTVVGVAKGITRKPGLETLYLNETNNELVLPGHSPALHLIQQIRDEAHRFAITGHRQRRGKTRNTSTLEGIEGVGPKRRRELLKHFGGLQELCRASAVEIAKVPGISKKLAEQIYAVLHSD; from the coding sequence ATGAATCACAGCGTTTTCGATCCCCAGGCGTTTCTTTCCACCGCGAGCAGTAAACCCGGCGTGTACCGGATGCTCGACGAGCAGGGCGAACTGCTCTACGTCGGCAAGGCACGCAACCTCAAAAAGCGGCTGGCCAGTTATTTCCGCAAGACAGGCTTGAGCCCCAAGACCGAGGCTCTGGTGGCGCGCATCCGTGCGATAGACACCACCATCACGGCCAACGAGACCGAGGCGTTGCTACTTGAGCAAAGCCTGATCAAAGCCTCACGGCCGCCATACAACATTCTGCTGCGCGACGACAAATCCTATCCTTACGTCTTTCTCAGCCAGGACGATTTTCCGCGATTGGGGCTGCACCGTGGCACCAAGAGGGCGAAGGGCAGGTACTTTGGGCCGTATCCGAGCGCTGGTGCCATTCGGGAGAGCCTGAATCTCCTCCAAAAGGCGTTCAAGGTTCGCCAATGTGAGGACAGTTACTACCGCAACCGCACCCGGCCCTGTCTGCAATATCAGATCAAGCGCTGTAAGGGTCCGTGTGTGGGCTTGGTAGACCCGCAGGAATACGCCGAGGACGTACGCCACTCCGTCATGTTTCTTGAGGGACGCAGTAACGCGCTGGCCAGCGAGCTGACGCGGACGATGGAAAGCGCCGCGGAAAACCTCGACTTTGAACGCGCCGCCGAAGTGCGCGACCAGATCGGCATCCTGCGGCGCGTGCAGGACCAGCAAAGCATGGATACCGAGCAAGGTAACGTGGACATCGTCGCTGCGGCCGTCTCACCCGGAGGCGCCTGCGTCCATGTGGTCATGGTGCGCCAGGGGAGGGTACTTGGCAGCAAGAACCACTTTCCCCGCATCGGCATCGAACACACGCCGGGGGAGGTCGTCGCCGCCTTTCTTCCGCAATACTACCTGGGCGGTGCCGAACGCGAGCTGCCCGGCGAAATCATCGTCAACGCAGTGCACGAAGATCTAGAGGTTATTGCCGAAGCGCTCGCCGTGGCGCGCGGCTTCGGCGTGACGATCAGTCACCGGGTCCGCGGTACGCGCAGCCGCTGGCAGCAGCTGGCGGTCACCAACGCCGAAGCTGCGCTGAGCGGGATGCTCGCCAATCGACAGAACATGCAGACGCGCTTCGATATGCTGCAGGAAGCGCTCGGCCTGGATGAAATGCCCACGCGCCTGGAATGTTTCGACATCAGCCATTCCAGCGGCGAAGCCACCGTTGCCTCCTGCGTCGTTTTCGGCCCGGAAGGACCGCTCAAAAGCGATTACCGCCGTTACAACATCGAAGGCGTGACCGCCGGTGATGATTACGCTGCCATGCGCCAGGCGCTGAGCCGACGCTTCAACAAGGTCAAGGAAGGCGAGGGCAAGCTGCCGGATATTCTGCTGATCGACGGCGGCAAAGGCCAGATGGGTATGGCCCTCGAAGTGCTTGGCGAGCTGATGATTCATGACCTGACCGTCGTCGGCGTCGCCAAGGGCATCACACGTAAGCCGGGTCTGGAAACGCTGTATCTGAACGAAACCAACAATGAGCTGGTATTGCCGGGGCACTCGCCCGCGCTTCACCTGATTCAGCAGATCCGCGACGAAGCGCACCGTTTCGCCATCACCGGGCATCGGCAGCGTCGCGGCAAGACGCGCAACACGTCGACGCTCGAAGGGATCGAAGGGGTAGGGCCGAAGCGTCGGCGCGAGCTGCTCAAGCACTTCGGCGGGCTACAGGAACTCTGCCGGGCGAGCGCCGTCGAGATCGCCAAGGTACCGGGGATCAGTAAAAAACTTGCGGAACAGATTTATGCGGTTCTGCATAGCGACTAG
- the gacA gene encoding response regulator transcription factor GacA, giving the protein MIKVLVVDDHDLVRMGITRMLSDVPGLTVVGEADCGESALDQARKLKPDVVLMDVRMPGIGGLEATRKITSHDKHIKVIAVTVCDEEPFPTRLMQAGASGYVTKGAALDEMVSAIRKVAAGQRYMSPDVAQLLISKLYDPSSDCPFDSLSDREMQIALMIVGCEKVQSISDKLCLSPKTVNTYRYRIFEKLSITSDVELALLAVRHGMVDAAPN; this is encoded by the coding sequence TTGATCAAGGTACTCGTGGTTGATGACCATGATCTGGTACGCATGGGGATCACCCGCATGCTGAGCGATGTGCCGGGCCTGACGGTGGTCGGTGAAGCGGATTGCGGCGAATCGGCGCTCGATCAGGCGCGCAAGCTCAAACCGGACGTCGTGTTGATGGACGTGCGCATGCCGGGCATCGGCGGGCTCGAAGCCACTCGCAAGATCACTTCGCACGACAAGCACATCAAGGTCATCGCCGTCACGGTCTGTGACGAAGAACCTTTTCCTACCAGACTGATGCAGGCAGGCGCGTCCGGATACGTTACCAAGGGTGCGGCGCTCGACGAGATGGTCAGTGCCATCCGCAAGGTCGCTGCCGGCCAACGGTACATGAGCCCGGACGTCGCCCAACTGCTGATATCCAAGCTCTACGATCCGTCGAGCGACTGCCCGTTCGACTCGCTCTCTGACCGAGAGATGCAGATCGCCCTGATGATCGTCGGTTGCGAAAAAGTACAGAGTATTTCGGACAAGTTGTGCCTCAGTCCAAAAACGGTGAACACCTACCGCTATCGTATTTTCGAGAAACTCAGCATCACCAGCGACGTGGAGCTGGCTCTTCTGGCTGTGCGTCACGGCATGGTCGATGCCGCCCCGAATTGA
- a CDS encoding propionyl-CoA synthetase, with protein MNRTYHDDYLQSCRQPGHFWADKASLIDWHTAPTQVLTQDDGQFRWFSDGLLNTSYLALDGHVAAGRGEQTAIIYDSPVTGIKRNISYAGLLEDVACCAGMLRGLGVRRGDRVIIYMPMVPEAVVAMLACARLGAVHCVVFGGFAAHELAVRIDDAGADVLVTASCGIEVDRTISYKPLVDAAMAKAEHAIRHCVVLQRPRCLAEMQNGRDVDWATAMAAAEPVDAVPVKATDPLYILYTSGTTGKPKGVVRDHGGHAVAMRFSMSAVYGVGPGDVFWAASDVGWVVGHSYIVYGPLLAGCTTVLYEGKPVRTPDAGSFWRVCAEHGVKTLFAAPTAFRAIRKEDPEAKLARNHDLSRLERIYLAGERLDPPTWKWLQEHFQRPVIDHWWQTETGWAIAANPAGYELQPVKPGSATWPMPGFEVAVLDDDGRMLEAGAQGNICLRLPMPPGCLTGIWGDSERFHDGYLARFAGYYQSGDAGYIDEEGYLFVMGRTDDIINVAGHRLSTGEMEEVLGAHPAVAECAVIGIPDELKGELPLGLVVLKDGVDRDAAKLNDELVLAVRQEIGAVACFRRALVVNRLPKTRSGKILRRIMRQMAAGESYTVPSTIDDPACLAELAIQLEALQLNVAS; from the coding sequence ATGAATCGCACCTACCATGACGACTATCTACAATCCTGCCGGCAGCCCGGACATTTCTGGGCAGACAAGGCGTCTCTGATCGACTGGCACACGGCTCCCACTCAGGTTCTGACGCAGGACGACGGGCAGTTCCGCTGGTTCTCCGATGGCCTTCTCAATACGTCCTACCTGGCGCTGGATGGCCATGTTGCCGCAGGGCGGGGCGAACAGACAGCTATCATCTACGACTCGCCGGTAACGGGTATCAAGCGGAACATCAGCTACGCCGGGCTCCTGGAAGACGTAGCGTGTTGCGCTGGTATGCTCCGCGGGCTCGGGGTCAGGCGCGGCGATCGGGTCATTATTTACATGCCGATGGTGCCAGAGGCGGTTGTCGCGATGCTCGCCTGTGCGCGACTGGGCGCTGTGCACTGTGTCGTGTTCGGTGGATTCGCCGCGCACGAGCTTGCTGTTCGCATCGATGACGCCGGTGCCGATGTTCTGGTGACTGCCTCGTGCGGTATCGAGGTCGACCGCACCATCTCCTACAAGCCGCTGGTCGACGCCGCGATGGCGAAGGCCGAACATGCGATCCGGCACTGCGTGGTACTCCAGCGTCCGCGGTGTCTGGCAGAGATGCAAAACGGGCGAGACGTGGACTGGGCGACGGCCATGGCCGCCGCTGAGCCAGTCGACGCTGTACCGGTAAAAGCGACCGATCCACTGTATATCCTCTATACCTCCGGGACCACCGGCAAACCCAAGGGCGTCGTGCGCGATCACGGTGGACACGCGGTGGCGATGCGCTTCAGCATGTCCGCTGTTTATGGCGTGGGCCCCGGTGACGTGTTCTGGGCAGCATCCGATGTCGGCTGGGTGGTCGGTCATTCGTATATCGTTTACGGCCCGCTGCTGGCCGGCTGCACCACGGTGCTGTACGAAGGCAAACCGGTGCGTACGCCTGATGCCGGCAGCTTTTGGCGGGTGTGTGCTGAACATGGGGTAAAGACCTTATTCGCCGCACCCACGGCCTTTCGAGCCATTCGCAAGGAAGATCCGGAAGCCAAGCTGGCCCGAAACCACGATCTGAGCCGGCTGGAACGCATCTATCTCGCTGGGGAGCGGCTCGATCCACCAACCTGGAAATGGCTGCAGGAGCATTTCCAGCGGCCAGTCATCGACCACTGGTGGCAGACCGAGACGGGCTGGGCGATCGCCGCGAATCCTGCGGGATACGAACTTCAACCGGTCAAGCCGGGCTCGGCGACCTGGCCCATGCCGGGGTTCGAAGTAGCGGTGCTCGACGACGACGGTCGGATGCTGGAGGCCGGAGCCCAGGGCAACATTTGCCTGCGTCTGCCCATGCCGCCGGGATGCCTGACCGGAATCTGGGGCGATTCAGAACGCTTCCATGACGGCTACCTGGCCCGGTTCGCGGGGTATTATCAATCGGGCGACGCCGGTTATATCGATGAAGAAGGCTACCTGTTCGTAATGGGGCGCACGGATGACATCATCAACGTTGCCGGGCACAGACTGTCGACAGGCGAGATGGAGGAAGTACTCGGTGCACACCCTGCGGTCGCTGAATGTGCGGTGATCGGCATTCCGGACGAACTGAAAGGCGAATTGCCACTAGGGCTGGTAGTCTTGAAGGACGGAGTGGACAGGGATGCTGCAAAGCTCAACGATGAGCTGGTACTGGCGGTCAGGCAGGAAATCGGAGCCGTTGCCTGTTTTCGGCGCGCGCTGGTGGTGAACAGATTGCCGAAGACGCGATCAGGCAAGATTCTGCGTCGAATCATGCGTCAGATGGCGGCAGGTGAAAGCTACACGGTGCCTTCCACCATAGATGACCCGGCATGTCTGGCCGAGTTGGCCATACAATTGGAGGCCCTGCAGCTGAACGTCGCGAGCTGA
- a CDS encoding DUF294 nucleotidyltransferase-like domain-containing protein, translating into MSTDAFTQAGKTAVMQNVHGTITFLLNYPPFNLMETSHLAWLVEHCQLRFYATGDSIIRPQDGPVQYFYIVKQGLVRGERMIAGQDHPDTTFEISAGECFPLAALLGERSTRTEHLAGDDTFCLLLPRNDFVRLFSMSLPFRDFALRGVSSLLDQVNQQAQAQAAETLGAQYSLDTRLADIAVRSPVTCMPYTSVRQAVREMNEASVGSIVVVDGQRRPQGIFTLRDLRSVIADETRNLDGPVDSVMTPAPFHLPPEASAFDAATAMTSRHIAHICVVEQGRLVGVVSERDLFSLQRVDLVHLARTVRQAGQLSTLAALRADIRRLVDNMLAHGASTAQITHIITLLNDHTVCRVIELCIEEHGDPGVPFTWLCFGSEGRQEQTLHTDQDNGILFAAESPQQAEMYRRRLLPLAERINQALATCGFSLCKGNIMASNPNLCLSVQEWQERFEQFIRTTTPVNLLNSSIYFDFRVVWGDQADAKAMFARVLERIRGNSLFQRMLAQTALTHRPPIGRFRDFVVARSGVEKDTLDLKTQGLTPFVDGARVLALAHGIAECNTLERLRRLRTAGAILPLDAAAYEEAYHFIQLIRMQQHQAQDREGAPFSNRIDPDTLNNLDRRILRESFRQARRLQASLMLRYQL; encoded by the coding sequence ATGAGTACAGACGCCTTCACGCAGGCCGGCAAAACCGCCGTGATGCAGAACGTGCACGGCACTATTACATTCCTGCTCAACTATCCGCCGTTCAACCTCATGGAAACGTCGCACCTCGCCTGGCTGGTGGAACATTGCCAACTACGCTTTTACGCGACAGGCGACTCCATCATCCGCCCGCAGGACGGCCCGGTTCAGTACTTCTATATCGTCAAGCAGGGCCTGGTGCGGGGGGAGCGGATGATCGCCGGACAGGACCATCCCGACACCACCTTCGAGATCAGTGCCGGCGAGTGCTTTCCCCTCGCGGCCTTGCTCGGCGAGCGCTCCACGCGCACCGAACACCTGGCAGGCGATGACACCTTTTGCCTGTTGCTGCCGCGCAATGACTTCGTCCGGTTGTTCAGCATGTCATTGCCGTTTCGTGATTTTGCCCTGCGCGGTGTGAGCAGCCTGCTCGACCAGGTCAATCAACAGGCCCAGGCGCAGGCGGCAGAAACGCTCGGGGCTCAGTATTCGCTCGACACCCGTCTGGCAGACATCGCCGTGCGTAGCCCGGTCACCTGCATGCCCTATACATCGGTTCGCCAGGCGGTGCGGGAGATGAACGAGGCCAGTGTCGGTAGCATCGTGGTCGTTGATGGGCAACGACGCCCTCAGGGCATCTTCACGCTGCGTGACCTGCGCAGCGTGATAGCAGACGAGACTCGCAATCTCGACGGTCCGGTCGATTCGGTAATGACCCCCGCTCCCTTCCATCTGCCGCCCGAGGCGTCGGCTTTCGATGCGGCTACTGCCATGACCAGCCGTCACATCGCACACATCTGCGTCGTGGAGCAGGGTCGTCTGGTCGGGGTGGTATCGGAGCGCGACCTGTTCTCGTTGCAACGAGTAGATCTGGTTCATCTTGCGCGCACCGTGCGCCAGGCCGGGCAACTGAGCACGCTGGCGGCCTTACGCGCCGATATTCGCAGACTGGTGGACAATATGTTGGCGCATGGGGCCTCCACTGCGCAGATCACGCACATCATCACGTTGCTGAACGACCACACCGTCTGCCGGGTCATCGAACTCTGCATCGAGGAACACGGGGATCCTGGCGTGCCCTTTACCTGGCTCTGCTTCGGTAGCGAAGGTCGGCAGGAACAGACGCTGCATACCGACCAGGACAATGGCATTCTCTTCGCCGCTGAGTCACCGCAACAGGCCGAGATGTACCGCCGCCGGTTATTGCCTCTAGCGGAGCGCATCAACCAGGCGCTCGCCACCTGCGGATTCAGCTTGTGCAAGGGCAACATCATGGCCAGCAACCCGAATCTGTGTCTCTCCGTTCAGGAATGGCAGGAGCGCTTTGAGCAGTTCATCCGCACCACGACGCCAGTCAACCTGCTCAATTCGTCCATCTATTTCGATTTTCGCGTCGTATGGGGCGACCAGGCTGATGCTAAGGCCATGTTTGCTCGCGTGCTCGAGCGGATCAGGGGGAATTCTTTGTTTCAGCGCATGCTGGCACAGACCGCGCTCACCCATCGCCCGCCGATCGGACGCTTTCGTGATTTCGTGGTCGCCCGGAGCGGCGTCGAGAAAGACACGCTGGATCTCAAGACTCAAGGTCTGACGCCCTTCGTAGACGGCGCCCGGGTTCTCGCTCTCGCCCACGGTATCGCTGAGTGCAACACCCTGGAGCGGCTGCGGCGGTTGCGGACGGCTGGCGCAATCCTGCCACTCGATGCGGCTGCGTATGAAGAGGCCTATCACTTCATCCAGCTGATTCGCATGCAGCAACACCAGGCACAGGACCGTGAAGGTGCCCCGTTCAGTAACCGCATCGACCCTGACACACTCAATAACCTCGATCGTCGTATTCTTCGCGAGTCGTTTCGACAGGCGCGGCGATTGCAGGCAAGTCTGATGCTGAGGTATCAGCTATGA
- a CDS encoding 3'-5' exonuclease, whose translation MSPLAWMSGFRASKLSEAQRARRDALPSPQPIDETPLDQLRIVVVDLETSGLNTQRDKVLSIGAVVIEDGAIDLGSQYERTLCRIDQPITESILIHGIAPSELARGTAPPGALLDFMEFADQCIFLAFHAPFDQRMLARSLRHELGVRLQHRFIDVAEVAPMLCPDVDVGRGGLDDWLAHFRLNNSQRHHAAADALATAEIALILLSRARGQGIHTLQDLHTRLADWRRLQRSRSGSL comes from the coding sequence ATGAGTCCTCTGGCGTGGATGTCGGGGTTCCGTGCCAGCAAGCTCAGCGAAGCTCAGCGGGCCCGCCGCGACGCCCTGCCCTCCCCCCAACCGATAGATGAGACGCCGCTCGATCAGCTTAGGATCGTGGTCGTGGACCTCGAAACCAGCGGGCTAAACACCCAGCGCGACAAGGTGCTGTCCATCGGCGCAGTGGTGATCGAAGACGGGGCGATCGATCTTGGCAGCCAGTACGAGCGCACGCTGTGTCGGATCGACCAACCGATCACCGAGTCGATACTGATCCACGGCATTGCGCCGAGCGAGCTAGCGCGTGGCACCGCTCCACCGGGTGCGTTGCTGGACTTCATGGAGTTTGCCGATCAGTGCATCTTTCTGGCCTTCCATGCGCCGTTCGATCAGCGAATGCTCGCTCGCAGCCTGAGACACGAGCTTGGTGTGCGCCTGCAACACAGGTTTATCGACGTGGCCGAGGTGGCGCCGATGCTGTGTCCCGACGTTGACGTCGGCCGTGGCGGTCTGGATGACTGGCTCGCGCACTTTCGACTGAACAACAGCCAGCGCCACCATGCGGCGGCTGATGCCTTGGCGACGGCGGAGATCGCCTTGATCCTGCTAAGCCGGGCTCGCGGTCAAGGTATTCACACCTTGCAGGACCTGCATACACGTCTGGCTGACTGGCGCCGATTACAGCGCAGCCGTTCCGGCTCGCTCTGA
- a CDS encoding OmpP1/FadL family transporter — protein MVRRTWFKTTLAAAVAVVSSPVMANGLAINEQSASSMGTGFAGRSSSVLDASTVFGNPAGMSQLDRTEISGGLALIDAKTDISDATGAFPGSNEGDMVPFTPVPFGYFVTPLNDRWHAGFGIYVPFGVISDYENAFQGRYYGEYSSVRVVTFQPTLSYKINDRVSVGFGPTINRIDGKLTRAVPFVPPATPVALPDGRVSILGDDIGYGFNAGVLVDVTEALSWGLTYRSKVDYTLEGRTKVSGFPVAALNGQYDAELDFTSPESVDTSLTYEVDDQWTLYGGLTWMRWSRLQEIVVENDAAPANLATVREEQNWSDTWSFALGASYQLNPSWVLRTGFAWDRSPTTDTDRTVRIPVGNRRVLSFGAGWRLSDDVTIDAAYAYLHEDTAEVNEPAYQAEYRNSAHGLSTQLTYRF, from the coding sequence ATGGTCAGACGTACGTGGTTCAAGACAACTCTCGCCGCCGCCGTCGCTGTGGTGTCTTCGCCGGTCATGGCTAATGGTCTGGCGATCAACGAACAAAGCGCCAGTAGCATGGGCACCGGGTTCGCCGGTCGGTCTTCCTCGGTACTGGACGCCAGTACCGTTTTCGGCAACCCGGCCGGCATGTCTCAGCTCGATCGTACCGAGATCAGCGGTGGCCTGGCGCTGATCGACGCCAAGACCGATATCAGTGACGCCACCGGCGCTTTCCCTGGCAGCAACGAGGGCGATATGGTGCCGTTCACTCCGGTACCCTTCGGCTATTTCGTAACGCCACTGAATGATCGCTGGCATGCAGGCTTCGGTATCTACGTGCCTTTCGGTGTGATCAGTGACTATGAAAACGCATTCCAGGGCCGCTACTACGGTGAGTACAGCTCGGTACGCGTGGTCACCTTTCAACCCACTTTGAGCTACAAGATCAACGATCGCGTCAGCGTAGGCTTCGGTCCGACCATCAACCGGATCGACGGCAAGCTGACCCGTGCCGTGCCCTTCGTGCCCCCTGCCACACCCGTAGCCTTGCCTGACGGCCGCGTGAGTATTCTGGGCGACGACATCGGCTATGGTTTCAACGCAGGCGTGCTGGTCGACGTGACCGAGGCGCTGAGTTGGGGACTGACGTATCGTTCTAAGGTCGATTACACGCTCGAAGGTCGCACCAAGGTCTCAGGTTTCCCGGTAGCGGCGCTAAACGGGCAGTACGATGCTGAACTGGATTTCACCTCGCCCGAGTCCGTCGACACCTCGCTGACCTATGAGGTGGATGATCAATGGACACTGTACGGCGGTCTGACCTGGATGCGCTGGAGCCGTCTGCAGGAGATCGTGGTCGAGAACGATGCGGCGCCCGCGAACCTCGCTACCGTGCGTGAAGAGCAGAACTGGTCCGACACCTGGTCGTTCGCGCTGGGTGCGTCCTACCAGCTCAACCCGAGCTGGGTGCTGCGTACAGGTTTCGCCTGGGATCGCTCGCCGACCACCGACACAGACCGTACCGTGCGGATTCCCGTAGGGAATCGTCGGGTTCTGTCGTTTGGTGCCGGCTGGCGCCTGAGCGACGACGTCACTATCGACGCGGCTTACGCCTATCTGCATGAGGACACCGCAGAGGTCAACGAGCCGGCGTATCAGGCCGAGTACCGTAACAGCGCGCACGGGCTGTCGACTCAGCTGACGTATCGATTCTAA
- a CDS encoding DUF4212 domain-containing protein: protein MSLSREDAARGYWKENLRLMLILLIIWFAVSFGAGILFVDLLDNIQFFGFPLGFWFAQQGSIYTFVVLIFVYVVRMNTLDRKYDFHEE, encoded by the coding sequence ATGTCCTTATCTAGAGAAGACGCGGCGCGCGGCTACTGGAAGGAAAACCTGCGACTCATGCTGATCTTGCTGATCATTTGGTTCGCGGTGTCTTTCGGGGCTGGAATTTTGTTCGTCGACCTGCTTGATAACATTCAGTTCTTCGGCTTCCCGCTGGGATTCTGGTTTGCTCAGCAGGGCTCCATTTATACCTTCGTAGTGCTCATCTTCGTTTACGTGGTGCGGATGAACACGCTCGATCGTAAATACGATTTCCACGAAGAATAA